Proteins from a genomic interval of Tenacibaculum sp. SZ-18:
- a CDS encoding class I SAM-dependent methyltransferase, whose translation MRKSTNEREYTERLLTKQFVWWKRLLDVQRPYRNNINKLDLGFTLDIGCGIGRNLLHIKGNGVGIDHNKVSVKICKEKGLVAYTKEEFFKSEYCKNNYFDSILLAHVAEHMTESEAISLLKEYLPFVKVNGKLVVITPQEAGYASDETHIQFTDFKVVKRIFSALGVIQEKFYSFPFPRFVGKVFKHNEFISVARKN comes from the coding sequence ATGAGAAAAAGTACCAATGAAAGAGAATATACAGAGAGATTACTAACGAAACAGTTTGTTTGGTGGAAAAGATTACTTGATGTTCAAAGGCCATATCGAAATAATATCAATAAACTCGATTTAGGATTTACATTGGACATTGGATGCGGTATTGGAAGAAACTTATTGCATATAAAAGGAAATGGAGTAGGAATTGATCACAATAAAGTTTCTGTTAAAATTTGTAAGGAAAAAGGTTTAGTAGCTTATACAAAAGAGGAGTTTTTTAAGTCCGAATATTGTAAAAACAACTACTTTGATTCTATATTATTGGCACATGTGGCTGAACATATGACTGAATCGGAAGCTATTTCATTATTAAAAGAGTACTTGCCTTTTGTAAAAGTTAATGGTAAATTAGTTGTAATAACTCCTCAAGAAGCTGGCTATGCTTCGGATGAAACTCATATTCAATTTACAGATTTTAAGGTAGTAAAGAGAATTTTTTCAGCGCTAGGAGTTATTCAAGAAAAGTTTTATTCATTCCCATTTCCAAGATTTGTAGGGAAGGTTTTCAAACACAATGAGTTTATCTCCGTTGCCAGAAAAAATTAA
- a CDS encoding tetratricopeptide repeat protein: MNVKKRNFLILSVILFVGLLLTYSNHFKNGFHFDDSHAIVNNVNIRNIQNIPKFFVDTKMVSSSKDHWGLRPIVTSSLAIDYWIAGGLNPFYFHLSTFIIFILLLFLLFRVFEKVISVSMHHKWKSYISLFAVGWYALHTVNAETLNYIISRSDVLSTFFIVFSFYLYVLQPKTRKNYLYILPAMIGVLAKETIIVLPMLLFMYIFFFEKEKTVVDFFRLKNFKTSLQIILRLLPLIIGIIVVQSYTLIKAGSIAGLSNNIWHYIQTQPFVWFHYFVSFFLPFNLSGDTDWTIITNFFDDRVIAGLLFLSSLIYIAVTCSKEKITKPISFGLIWFMFALLPTSLAPLSEVMNDHRMFFPFIGLTFSITYAIGLFIFKYDKELENNLIKMRGLQIGIFVILSAYSFGTYQRNKVWLNDETFWYDVTQKSPKNGRGLMNYGLTQMSKGNYQEASKYFHRALQIYPNYHTLHINLGILNAVTNKPLKSEEYFKSAIALKPNDDLPYYYFARELSKKGNSKKARTLSEKALQLNPYNIANRQLLITIYYGLKEWNLLNNLVDETLLIAPKDETAIMYKDLALGKKDKLTIKEEQAALNPTAAKYLDLSLLYYNRKMYVKCIEACKKALTINPNYKEAYNNICSAYSAMKQYEEAIAACEKSLTIDPKYTRAKNNLLFAQKQLKSIEK, from the coding sequence ATGAATGTGAAGAAAAGAAACTTTTTAATATTGTCAGTAATTCTTTTTGTTGGATTGTTACTAACTTATTCGAATCACTTTAAAAATGGTTTTCATTTTGATGATAGTCACGCAATTGTAAATAATGTAAATATTAGAAATATCCAGAATATACCTAAATTTTTCGTTGATACGAAAATGGTAAGTTCATCTAAAGACCATTGGGGATTAAGACCTATAGTTACTTCGTCATTAGCCATAGATTATTGGATTGCTGGAGGATTAAATCCTTTTTATTTTCACTTATCAACTTTCATTATTTTTATTCTCCTATTGTTTTTACTTTTTAGAGTGTTCGAAAAGGTTATTTCAGTTTCTATGCATCATAAATGGAAGTCATACATTTCTTTATTTGCAGTTGGTTGGTATGCGTTACATACCGTAAATGCAGAAACACTTAATTATATAATTTCTAGATCAGATGTTTTATCTACTTTTTTTATAGTTTTTTCATTTTATTTATATGTTTTACAGCCAAAGACTAGAAAAAACTACCTATACATTCTTCCAGCAATGATTGGTGTGTTAGCCAAAGAAACTATTATAGTTTTACCAATGTTGTTATTTATGTATATTTTCTTTTTCGAAAAAGAAAAAACTGTAGTGGATTTCTTTAGGCTTAAAAATTTCAAAACATCATTACAAATCATTTTAAGATTACTTCCATTAATTATTGGAATCATAGTTGTGCAATCTTATACGTTAATAAAAGCAGGGTCCATTGCAGGTTTATCAAACAATATATGGCATTACATTCAAACACAACCCTTTGTATGGTTTCATTATTTTGTAAGTTTCTTTTTACCATTCAATTTAAGCGGTGATACAGATTGGACTATTATAACAAATTTCTTTGATGATCGTGTGATTGCAGGATTATTATTTTTGAGTTCACTAATTTATATTGCAGTAACTTGCTCAAAAGAGAAAATTACCAAACCAATTTCTTTCGGACTAATCTGGTTTATGTTTGCCTTATTACCAACATCTTTAGCTCCTTTATCCGAAGTGATGAACGATCATCGAATGTTTTTTCCATTTATAGGACTAACCTTCAGTATTACTTATGCTATAGGATTATTTATTTTCAAGTATGATAAAGAGTTGGAAAATAACCTAATTAAAATGAGAGGTCTTCAAATTGGAATTTTTGTAATTCTTTCTGCTTATTCTTTTGGAACATACCAAAGAAATAAAGTTTGGCTAAACGATGAGACTTTTTGGTATGATGTAACACAGAAAAGTCCAAAGAATGGACGCGGATTAATGAATTATGGATTAACACAAATGTCAAAAGGAAACTATCAAGAAGCTTCTAAATACTTCCATAGAGCTCTACAGATTTATCCGAATTATCATACGCTTCATATAAATTTAGGTATTCTTAATGCTGTAACCAATAAACCTTTAAAGTCTGAAGAATATTTTAAATCAGCAATCGCTTTAAAACCTAATGACGATTTACCTTATTATTATTTTGCTAGAGAATTAAGCAAAAAGGGAAATTCAAAAAAGGCAAGAACTTTAAGTGAAAAGGCACTACAATTGAATCCTTATAATATTGCAAATAGACAGTTGTTAATTACAATTTATTATGGGTTGAAGGAATGGAATTTGCTAAACAATTTAGTGGATGAAACTTTATTGATTGCTCCAAAAGATGAAACAGCTATTATGTATAAAGATTTAGCATTAGGAAAAAAAGATAAGTTAACAATTAAGGAAGAGCAAGCAGCACTTAACCCGACAGCAGCAAAATATTTAGATTTAAGCTTACTTTATTATAATAGAAAAATGTATGTGAAGTGTATTGAAGCTTGTAAAAAAGCATTAACAATTAATCCGAATTATAAAGAGGCATATAATAATATTTGCTCAGCGTACTCTGCAATGAAACAGTATGAAGAAGCGATTGCGGCATGTGAAAAATCACTGACGATTGATCCGAAATATACAAGAGCTAAGAATAACTTACTATTTGCTCAGAAACAGTTAAAATCTATCGAAAAATGA
- a CDS encoding glycosyltransferase: protein MLNHTFVIPAFKESPYLESCILNLKKQSVESYIIITTSTPTSESAEIAKKYNLPFIINTTNDKGIGNDWNFALSQSKTKLATIAHSDDIYEDNYTESILYFFKKYPKSSILFTDYRDVIGNSIRSISLNYFVKKTLLLPFLLKKSHSSKFFKKSSLVFGDAICCPSVTLNLSLINNSNELFSTEHKCVLDWLAWLKLAEEQGNFTFINKKLIQHRIHENSETSVSLNSGIREKEEYETFKNIWGTRFAKVLMKFYSLGHKDNIV, encoded by the coding sequence TTGTTAAACCATACTTTTGTAATTCCTGCTTTTAAAGAATCTCCTTATTTAGAATCTTGCATTTTAAATTTAAAAAAGCAGTCTGTAGAAAGCTACATAATTATTACTACATCTACTCCTACTTCAGAATCTGCAGAAATTGCTAAAAAATATAACTTACCTTTTATTATAAATACTACTAATGATAAGGGAATCGGGAATGATTGGAATTTTGCTTTATCTCAATCAAAAACAAAGCTCGCTACCATTGCTCATAGTGACGATATATACGAAGATAATTACACCGAAAGTATACTTTACTTTTTTAAAAAATATCCAAAATCTTCTATATTATTTACTGATTACAGAGATGTAATTGGAAATTCAATCAGATCAATTTCTTTAAATTATTTTGTCAAAAAAACATTACTCTTACCATTCTTACTTAAAAAATCTCATAGTTCAAAATTCTTTAAAAAAAGTAGTTTGGTTTTTGGCGATGCCATTTGTTGTCCTTCTGTAACTTTAAATTTAAGCCTCATCAATAATTCTAATGAGCTATTTTCTACTGAACATAAATGTGTACTAGATTGGTTAGCCTGGCTAAAATTAGCTGAGGAGCAGGGTAATTTCACGTTTATAAATAAAAAATTGATTCAACATAGAATCCACGAAAATTCTGAAACATCAGTATCTTTAAATTCAGGAATCCGTGAAAAAGAAGAATATGAAACGTTTAAAAATATTTGGGGAACTCGTTTTGCTAAAGTATTAATGAAATTTTATTCTTTAGGTCATAAAGACAATATAGTTTAA
- a CDS encoding gliding motility-associated C-terminal domain-containing protein gives MMIIFVSSANAQSAFKNFGSIQMHSNASIGFHTDLINDGDFENNEGLAGFYSESDLRIVSGTNRIAFYNVEIDAINDVNIETSLGVTNELEFINGRVNTPRSNTTISLDFINHNLYAGEDDDRHINGYASVLGTDEFIFPIGNDDRLRPMITPALTTETLFSGAYFFENPNLPSTFSSNFNTDDKEEILKNISNNEYWDLDGTTETTVTLTWDTFSNIENISPLLRFLRVVGWSKAENKWINLGGVDIQGDLTEGRITSLNFIPDNYEVITIGSIFSDIELGGSDNYLISPNEDGTNDNLVFDGLELYEQNELVVFNRWGNVVFRKKNYENNWSAFSNGRATIKKGDKLPTGTYFYTLKFGNQDLDRTKKGWVYISY, from the coding sequence ATGATGATTATTTTTGTAAGCAGTGCCAATGCTCAATCAGCTTTCAAAAATTTCGGTTCTATTCAAATGCACTCAAATGCTTCTATTGGTTTTCATACTGATCTAATAAACGATGGAGACTTTGAAAACAACGAAGGGTTAGCAGGTTTTTATAGTGAAAGTGATCTTAGGATTGTCTCAGGAACCAATCGTATCGCTTTTTACAATGTTGAAATAGATGCTATCAACGATGTAAATATTGAAACTTCCCTAGGAGTAACTAATGAATTAGAATTCATTAATGGAAGAGTAAATACGCCAAGATCAAATACTACTATTTCTTTAGACTTTATTAACCACAACCTTTATGCAGGTGAAGATGATGATAGACATATCAATGGTTATGCTTCAGTATTAGGTACAGATGAATTTATTTTTCCAATTGGTAATGATGATAGGTTAAGGCCTATGATTACTCCAGCTTTAACGACTGAAACTTTATTTAGTGGAGCATATTTCTTCGAAAACCCCAATTTACCTTCTACATTCTCAAGTAATTTTAATACCGACGACAAGGAAGAAATACTTAAAAATATCAGTAACAATGAATACTGGGATTTAGATGGAACCACAGAAACTACTGTGACTTTGACTTGGGATACCTTTAGTAATATCGAAAATATTTCACCTTTATTGCGATTTCTTAGAGTTGTTGGATGGAGTAAAGCAGAAAATAAATGGATTAATCTTGGAGGCGTTGATATTCAAGGCGATCTAACTGAGGGAAGAATCACATCTTTAAATTTTATTCCAGATAATTATGAAGTTATTACGATAGGGTCAATTTTCTCCGATATTGAATTAGGAGGAAGCGATAACTACTTAATTTCACCAAATGAGGACGGAACAAATGATAATTTAGTTTTTGATGGTTTAGAGTTATATGAGCAGAATGAATTAGTAGTTTTTAATCGTTGGGGAAATGTTGTATTCAGAAAAAAGAATTACGAAAATAACTGGTCTGCATTTTCTAATGGTAGAGCAACAATTAAAAAAGGAGATAAGTTACCTACGGGAACTTATTTTTATACTTTGAAATTCGGAAATCAAGATTTAGATAGAACAAAAAAAGGTTGGGTTTACATAAGTTATTAA